One window from the genome of Amycolatopsis sp. NBC_01480 encodes:
- a CDS encoding FABP family protein, with amino-acid sequence MTSSGDEAIAAAEERAASTRTRNLPAWDDLPIPNDTANLREGPDLNEACLALLPLVGVWRGEGEIDYPTIDGPRKFAQQLTVAHDGRPFLYHEARSWLLNEDGSILRPAARETGFWRPQEDDTLELLLTHSSGIVELYYGKPLNQTSWELGTDAVIRTATAKDVTGAKRLYGLINGDLGYVEERAMVGQEMQPHASALLHRVAG; translated from the coding sequence ATGACATCCAGTGGCGACGAAGCCATCGCGGCCGCCGAAGAGCGGGCCGCGAGCACCCGCACGCGCAATCTGCCGGCCTGGGACGACCTGCCGATCCCGAACGACACGGCGAACCTGCGTGAGGGCCCGGACCTGAACGAGGCCTGCCTGGCGCTGCTACCGCTGGTCGGCGTGTGGCGCGGCGAAGGCGAGATCGACTACCCGACGATCGACGGCCCCCGCAAGTTCGCGCAGCAGCTCACCGTCGCGCACGACGGCCGGCCGTTCCTCTACCACGAGGCGCGTTCCTGGCTGCTGAACGAGGACGGCTCGATCCTCCGCCCGGCCGCCCGCGAGACCGGTTTCTGGCGCCCGCAGGAGGACGACACCCTCGAGCTGCTGCTCACGCACAGCTCCGGGATCGTCGAGCTGTACTACGGCAAGCCGCTGAACCAGACGTCCTGGGAACTGGGCACGGACGCGGTCATCCGCACCGCCACCGCGAAGGACGTCACCGGCGCGAAGCGGCTGTACGGCCTGATCAACGGCGACCTCGGCTACGTCGAGGAGCGCGCGATGGTCGGCCAGGAAATGCAGCCGCACGCTTCGGCGCTGCTGCACCGCGTCGCCGGCTGA
- a CDS encoding aminodeoxychorismate lyase: MRVLAFLDGTLADPDAAHIRVDDLGLLRGDGVFETILVADKKPRELRPHLDRLARSAAMLELPAPDLEGFERAARSVIDNWTGGREIALKLVYTRGIDGDPAGVPTAFAIGLEIDEKVQRARAEGVAAVLLERGFGPDVAERAPWLLLGAKTVSYAVNMAALREAARRGAQDVIFTAADGSVLEGPTSTVVVAKGRTLYTPPSNIGILPGTTQYALFRGAEKAGWTIKVEPITADDLTTADGVFLASSVRLVTRVHTLDGAALPDSAALHRELVAAYESEY; this comes from the coding sequence ATGCGCGTTCTCGCCTTCCTCGACGGAACTCTGGCCGACCCCGACGCCGCCCACATCCGGGTCGACGACCTCGGACTGCTGCGGGGGGACGGGGTGTTCGAGACGATTCTCGTGGCGGACAAGAAGCCGCGTGAGCTGCGTCCGCACCTCGACCGCCTGGCCCGCTCCGCCGCCATGCTGGAGCTGCCGGCGCCGGACCTCGAGGGCTTCGAACGAGCGGCGCGGTCGGTCATCGACAACTGGACCGGTGGCCGTGAGATCGCCCTGAAACTGGTGTACACCAGGGGAATCGACGGCGATCCGGCCGGCGTGCCGACGGCGTTCGCGATCGGCCTGGAGATCGACGAGAAGGTCCAGCGCGCTCGCGCCGAAGGCGTCGCCGCGGTGTTGCTGGAGCGTGGCTTCGGCCCGGACGTCGCCGAGCGCGCGCCGTGGCTGCTGCTGGGCGCGAAGACCGTGTCGTACGCCGTGAACATGGCGGCGCTGCGCGAGGCGGCCCGCCGCGGGGCTCAGGATGTGATCTTCACCGCTGCCGACGGCTCGGTGCTGGAGGGCCCGACGTCAACGGTCGTCGTGGCGAAGGGCCGCACGCTGTACACCCCGCCGTCGAACATCGGCATCCTGCCCGGCACCACGCAGTACGCGTTGTTCCGCGGCGCGGAGAAGGCCGGCTGGACGATCAAGGTCGAGCCGATCACGGCCGACGACCTGACCACGGCCGACGGGGTGTTCCTGGCGTCCTCGGTCCGGCTGGTCACCCGCGTGCACACGCTCGACGGCGCGGCGCTGCCGGACTCGGCCGCCCTGCACCGTGAGCTGGTCGCGGCCTACGAGTCGGAGTACTGA
- the pxpB gene encoding 5-oxoprolinase subunit PxpB, translated as MRWRRYGEQAALLDCDSLNQMSAARATVEAAAIPGVIELVPGARSLLVVAEPPVLDRVRTLLDGADLAHPPSGSPREVTLDVHYDGEDLAMVACDAGLSEKDVVGLHTGAVYTVAFTGFAPGFGYLTGLPAALRQPRLESPRTRVPAGAVGVAGEFTGVYPRASPGGWRLLGHTSATLFDPAMDPPALFAPGDRVRFRSV; from the coding sequence GTGCGCTGGCGGCGGTACGGCGAGCAGGCCGCCCTGCTCGACTGCGATTCGCTCAACCAGATGAGCGCCGCGCGCGCCACGGTCGAGGCCGCCGCGATCCCGGGGGTCATCGAGCTGGTGCCCGGCGCGCGGAGCCTGCTGGTGGTCGCCGAGCCGCCGGTGCTCGACCGCGTGCGCACACTGCTCGACGGCGCCGACTTGGCTCACCCGCCGTCCGGCTCACCGCGCGAGGTGACCCTTGACGTCCACTACGACGGCGAAGACCTGGCCATGGTCGCGTGCGACGCCGGACTGTCCGAAAAGGACGTTGTCGGGCTCCACACCGGCGCCGTCTACACGGTCGCGTTCACCGGTTTCGCGCCCGGATTCGGTTACCTGACCGGGCTTCCCGCCGCGCTGCGGCAGCCGCGCCTGGAATCGCCGCGCACCCGCGTGCCGGCCGGCGCGGTGGGCGTGGCCGGGGAGTTCACCGGCGTGTACCCGCGCGCGTCGCCCGGGGGCTGGCGGCTGCTGGGGCACACGTCGGCGACGCTGTTCGACCCGGCCATGGACCCGCCCGCGCTGTTCGCGCCCGGTGACCGCGTCCGGTTCCGGAGCGTGTGA
- a CDS encoding TlpA family protein disulfide reductase has translation MTGVWVLLGTLVVAVVAGLLLKARNGRVRSAKPAATPRPLPAPVADALDPASAVTLVQISTTFCAPCRHTRVILSALAEKTDGLHHVDLDVTEQPEVAQALSVLRTPTTLALTPDGRELLRVGGVPKAPELLAALHPHLTGIDAR, from the coding sequence GTGACCGGAGTCTGGGTACTGCTGGGAACGCTGGTGGTCGCCGTCGTCGCGGGCCTGTTGCTGAAGGCACGCAACGGCCGCGTCCGTTCCGCGAAACCGGCCGCCACCCCCCGCCCCCTGCCCGCTCCGGTCGCCGACGCGCTAGACCCGGCGTCCGCCGTGACACTGGTCCAGATCTCGACCACCTTCTGCGCCCCGTGCCGGCACACCCGCGTGATCCTCTCCGCCCTGGCCGAGAAGACCGACGGCCTACACCACGTCGACCTCGACGTCACAGAACAACCCGAGGTCGCCCAGGCCCTTTCGGTCCTCCGCACGCCCACCACCCTGGCCCTGACCCCGGACGGCCGCGAGCTACTACGCGTCGGCGGCGTCCCGAAGGCCCCGGAGCTGCTGGCCGCCCTGCACCCCCATCTCACCGGCATCGACGCCCGCTAG
- a CDS encoding DUF1416 domain-containing protein, with protein sequence MGATPDDGCGAPTQEATPADFDTKGQVVLAGKVTGSAGPVGGAFVRLLDGGGDFTGEVVSSADGDFRFYAAPGDWTIRALHRTGNGEATVTAEGPGLHQLAISVA encoded by the coding sequence ATGGGAGCAACTCCGGACGACGGCTGCGGCGCCCCCACCCAGGAGGCCACCCCCGCCGACTTCGACACCAAGGGCCAGGTCGTGCTCGCCGGCAAGGTGACCGGCAGCGCCGGCCCGGTCGGCGGCGCGTTCGTGCGCCTGCTCGACGGCGGCGGCGACTTCACCGGCGAGGTCGTTTCCTCGGCCGACGGCGACTTCCGCTTCTACGCGGCGCCGGGCGACTGGACCATCCGCGCCCTGCACCGCACCGGCAACGGCGAGGCCACCGTCACGGCGGAGGGCCCCGGCCTGCACCAGCTGGCGATCTCGGTCGCCTGA
- a CDS encoding DUF3073 domain-containing protein gives MGRGRAKAKQTKVARELKYSSHETDFDALQRELSSSSSENSHEDDKQYEDPYDDGYDEYRR, from the coding sequence ATGGGGCGCGGCCGGGCTAAGGCCAAGCAGACGAAGGTGGCGCGCGAGCTCAAGTACAGCTCTCACGAAACCGATTTCGATGCTTTGCAGCGCGAGCTGTCGAGTAGTTCCTCGGAGAACAGCCACGAGGACGACAAACAGTACGAAGACCCGTACGACGACGGGTACGACGAATACCGTCGTTGA
- a CDS encoding asparaginase gives MTNPVLVEVVRSGFTESVHRGSVVVTAPDGTVLLATGDVTSPMFPRSSNKPLQAVGMLHSGLTYDGADLALACGSHSGEPGHVERVAAMLAAAGLDESALACPPAYPLHEPSMHAAAGPLRVTMNCSGKHAAMLATCVAAGWPTDGYEDPAHPLQKAIADAVVSLTGEPITATGVDGCGAPLFAFSLTGLARSFGRLTQADPGSDERRVADAMRAHPWLVGGTDREDTVAMKAVPGLLSKVGAEAVWAMALPDGTALALKLDDGTKRGCAPLGVAVLRHLGVDVSELADLAAPAVLGGGREVGRLKVSWSAP, from the coding sequence GTGACCAACCCGGTACTGGTCGAGGTCGTCCGCTCCGGGTTCACCGAAAGCGTGCACCGCGGCTCCGTGGTGGTCACCGCCCCGGACGGCACGGTGCTGCTGGCCACCGGCGACGTCACGAGCCCGATGTTCCCCCGCTCGTCGAACAAACCGCTGCAGGCCGTCGGGATGCTCCACTCCGGACTGACCTACGACGGCGCCGACCTGGCGCTGGCCTGCGGCTCCCACTCCGGCGAGCCCGGCCACGTCGAGCGGGTCGCGGCGATGCTGGCGGCCGCGGGCCTGGACGAGTCCGCGCTGGCCTGCCCGCCCGCGTACCCGCTGCACGAGCCTTCGATGCACGCAGCGGCCGGCCCGTTGCGCGTCACGATGAACTGCTCCGGCAAGCACGCGGCGATGCTCGCCACCTGCGTCGCGGCAGGCTGGCCGACGGACGGTTACGAGGACCCCGCGCACCCGCTGCAGAAGGCGATCGCGGACGCCGTGGTCTCGCTGACCGGCGAGCCGATCACCGCCACCGGCGTGGACGGCTGCGGCGCCCCGCTGTTCGCCTTCTCCCTGACCGGCCTGGCCCGCTCCTTCGGCCGCCTGACGCAGGCCGACCCGGGCTCGGACGAGCGCCGCGTGGCCGACGCGATGCGCGCGCACCCGTGGCTCGTCGGCGGCACGGACCGCGAGGACACCGTCGCGATGAAGGCCGTCCCTGGCCTGCTGTCGAAGGTCGGCGCCGAGGCGGTCTGGGCCATGGCGCTGCCGGACGGCACGGCGCTCGCGCTGAAACTGGACGACGGCACCAAGCGCGGCTGTGCCCCGCTGGGCGTGGCCGTGCTGCGTCACCTCGGCGTGGACGTCTCCGAGCTGGCTGACCTGGCGGCCCCCGCCGTGCTGGGCGGCGGCCGGGAAGTCGGCCGGCTGAAGGTCAGTTGGAGTGCTCCCTAG
- a CDS encoding LmeA family phospholipid-binding protein yields the protein MVSRPVTRDDRPAQRPDSRRRGRRVRRWVIVLGVIVIVLVGADFGAAAYAEHTISQKARDQLGLTDDPSVNIHGFPFLTQALGGDYSHISVSADGVPVGNDLRDLGVSAELENVTAPLSDLTAGNMSAVKIGKLTGAVTIKASDIAHISPLDKVQNLKIDQSTLNYVKYGDTDQGKQPDPTTTNANGEQQDGDTAGIRLSANVQIAGQKVELFCFALIELKGKTISIVPNRLQFGNDHDTTVVPAAVQKALLPNFRASIDTSQLPLSVTPTAVRVDSGSVTIKGEADNVSFADLTTNKG from the coding sequence ATGGTGAGCAGGCCCGTGACGCGGGATGACCGACCGGCTCAGCGGCCGGACAGCCGGCGTCGTGGACGGCGCGTCCGCCGCTGGGTGATCGTGCTCGGCGTCATCGTGATCGTGCTGGTCGGAGCGGATTTCGGCGCGGCCGCGTACGCCGAGCACACGATCTCCCAGAAGGCCCGCGACCAGCTCGGCCTGACCGACGACCCGTCGGTGAACATCCACGGTTTCCCGTTCCTGACGCAGGCCCTCGGCGGTGACTACAGTCACATCAGCGTCTCGGCCGACGGGGTCCCGGTCGGCAACGACCTGCGCGACCTCGGCGTGAGCGCGGAGCTCGAGAACGTGACCGCGCCGCTGTCCGACCTCACCGCGGGCAACATGAGCGCGGTCAAGATCGGCAAGCTCACCGGCGCCGTGACCATCAAGGCGTCCGACATCGCGCACATCTCGCCGCTGGACAAGGTGCAGAACCTCAAGATCGACCAGTCCACCCTGAACTACGTCAAGTACGGCGACACCGACCAGGGCAAGCAGCCCGACCCGACGACGACCAACGCCAACGGCGAGCAGCAGGACGGCGACACGGCCGGGATCCGGCTCTCGGCCAACGTCCAGATCGCCGGCCAGAAGGTGGAGCTGTTCTGCTTCGCGCTGATCGAGCTGAAGGGCAAGACCATTTCGATCGTGCCCAACCGGCTGCAGTTCGGGAATGACCACGACACCACCGTCGTTCCAGCCGCAGTGCAGAAGGCCTTGCTGCCGAACTTCCGCGCCTCGATCGACACGTCCCAGCTGCCGCTGTCGGTAACGCCGACCGCGGTGCGCGTGGACAGCGGCTCGGTCACCATCAAGGGCGAAGCCGACAACGTGAGCTTCGCGGACCTGACGACGAACAAGGGGTGA
- a CDS encoding DUF4395 domain-containing protein: MAAGPAVDPRGPRFAAIVTTVVLAVVLVTQWWPLLAVQTVVFAIGAFVGLKPAPYSILYRTLVAPRLGPTSEREDAAPLRFAQAVGFVFALVGTIGFVTGATTLGIVATAFALFAAFLNAAFNFCLGCEMFLLLKRFSPSPRAS; the protein is encoded by the coding sequence ATGGCCGCCGGACCAGCTGTCGACCCGCGTGGACCGCGTTTTGCCGCGATCGTGACCACGGTGGTGCTCGCCGTGGTGCTCGTGACCCAGTGGTGGCCGCTGCTCGCTGTGCAGACGGTGGTGTTCGCGATCGGCGCGTTCGTCGGGTTGAAGCCGGCGCCGTACTCGATCCTGTACCGCACGCTGGTGGCGCCGCGGCTGGGCCCGACGAGCGAGCGTGAGGACGCGGCGCCGCTGCGGTTCGCGCAGGCCGTCGGGTTCGTGTTCGCGCTCGTCGGCACGATCGGCTTCGTCACCGGCGCGACCACCCTCGGCATCGTGGCGACGGCGTTCGCGCTGTTCGCCGCCTTCCTCAACGCCGCGTTCAACTTCTGCCTCGGCTGCGAGATGTTCTTGCTCCTCAAGCGTTTCAGCCCCAGTCCGCGCGCGTCCTGA
- a CDS encoding RsiG family protein, translating to MIEVRPGGRRRIDRVLAPGYLTGLGDLPLPVLRERRDEAAQEETDLSYLRRLLHARIDIVRAEQQRRTSGGESSIVDQLATILADNAIGPAKGSGRHQGLEPSRAGDHRRHAEALIGDTDLTDVGSLSESKLASALDTYATEETSVSTFRRQVQGVMDALNAEIAARYQRGAATVDELLDSERGRSDTNGGAGSGK from the coding sequence GTGATCGAAGTTCGTCCCGGCGGGCGAAGGCGGATCGACCGCGTCCTCGCCCCGGGATACCTCACCGGCCTCGGCGACCTGCCGCTTCCGGTGCTGCGCGAACGCAGGGACGAGGCCGCGCAGGAAGAAACCGACCTCTCCTACCTGCGGCGGCTGCTCCACGCCCGGATCGACATCGTGCGCGCCGAGCAGCAGCGCCGTACTTCCGGCGGCGAGAGCAGCATCGTCGACCAGCTCGCCACCATCCTCGCCGACAACGCGATCGGCCCGGCCAAAGGCTCCGGCCGGCACCAGGGGCTCGAGCCCTCGCGTGCCGGTGACCACCGCCGGCACGCCGAAGCCCTGATCGGCGACACCGACCTGACCGACGTCGGCTCGCTGTCCGAGAGCAAGCTCGCCTCCGCATTGGACACCTACGCCACGGAGGAGACGTCCGTTTCGACGTTCCGCCGCCAGGTGCAGGGGGTGATGGACGCGCTCAACGCCGAGATCGCCGCCCGCTACCAGCGTGGCGCCGCGACCGTCGACGAGCTGCTGGATTCCGAGCGCGGCCGCTCCGACACCAACGGCGGCGCGGGCTCCGGCAAGTGA
- a CDS encoding MFS transporter has protein sequence MTQTETVAKRPVLILALFLGSFMAMLDVSVVSVALPAIQRDLHTGFTDLQWIVDGYTVAIAAAILTGGTLGDRYGRKLVYLTGLAVFTLASVACGLAPTLGLLVAARVVQGAAGATVIPLSIALLAHAFPDPRERAKMMGWWGLVVGSALVLGPLAGGPLTDAFGWSAIFLVNAPLGVVAVLAGRRGITESADPAHGALDLAGQVLGAAWIGGLVYAVIAGDLVVGLVAVLALAAFVVVELRAPHPMLPIRLFARARFSVSTLGSFVIGFAAYPVPVLIALYLQQGRGVSATVAGTQMLPYVLANVVAAFCAGRLAARFGAARVLPVGLFVATLGGFAFLVLDVTSPYWLLVPVFAVAGFGVGVHHAHQHRRPRGPAGRPRGHRVGDRERGPPDRHRARGRRAGRPALTRLDVQRRAARRDGRGGRDAAGGDRPHRGDPAQGRMSGPGLFCFAWRPCLRSCWPWRPSPSCGSPATSSTGCTPTSADL, from the coding sequence GTGACGCAGACGGAAACGGTTGCCAAGAGACCCGTACTGATCCTCGCCCTGTTCCTCGGCAGCTTCATGGCGATGCTGGACGTGAGCGTGGTCAGCGTCGCGCTGCCCGCCATCCAGCGGGACTTGCACACCGGGTTCACGGACCTGCAGTGGATCGTCGACGGCTACACGGTCGCGATCGCCGCGGCGATCCTCACCGGCGGCACGCTCGGCGACCGCTACGGCCGCAAGCTCGTTTACCTGACCGGGCTGGCCGTGTTCACGCTCGCCTCAGTGGCCTGCGGGCTGGCGCCGACGCTCGGCCTGCTCGTCGCCGCGCGCGTGGTGCAGGGCGCGGCGGGCGCGACCGTCATCCCGCTCTCGATCGCCCTGCTCGCGCACGCGTTCCCGGACCCGCGTGAGCGCGCGAAGATGATGGGCTGGTGGGGCCTGGTCGTCGGTTCCGCGCTGGTGCTCGGGCCGCTGGCCGGCGGGCCGCTGACGGACGCGTTCGGCTGGTCCGCGATCTTCCTGGTGAACGCGCCGCTCGGCGTCGTCGCCGTGCTCGCGGGGCGCCGGGGCATCACCGAGTCCGCCGACCCGGCCCACGGCGCGCTGGACCTGGCCGGGCAGGTGCTGGGCGCGGCATGGATCGGCGGGCTGGTCTACGCGGTGATCGCGGGCGACCTCGTCGTCGGATTGGTCGCGGTGCTGGCGCTGGCCGCGTTTGTCGTCGTCGAGTTGCGCGCGCCGCACCCGATGCTGCCGATCCGGCTGTTCGCGCGGGCCCGGTTCTCGGTGTCGACGCTGGGGTCGTTCGTGATCGGCTTCGCGGCCTATCCGGTGCCGGTGCTGATCGCGCTGTACCTCCAGCAGGGGCGCGGGGTCTCGGCGACCGTCGCCGGCACGCAGATGCTGCCGTACGTGCTGGCCAACGTCGTCGCGGCGTTCTGCGCCGGGCGACTGGCCGCCCGCTTCGGCGCGGCCCGGGTGCTGCCGGTGGGCCTGTTCGTCGCCACGCTCGGCGGATTCGCGTTCCTGGTGCTGGACGTGACGAGCCCGTACTGGCTGCTCGTGCCGGTCTTCGCGGTGGCCGGCTTCGGCGTCGGTGTCCATCACGCCCACCAACATCGTCGGCCTCGCGGGCCTGCCGGGCGACCGCGTGGGCATCGCGTCGGCGACCGTGAACGCGGCCCGCCAGACCGGCACCGCGCTCGGGGTCGCCGCGCTGGGCGCCCTGCTCTCACACGGCTCGACGTTCAGCGCCGGGCTGCACGCCGCGATGGCCGTGGCGGGCGCGACGCTGCTGGTGGTGACCGTCCTCACCGCGGTGACCCTGCGCAGGGCCGGATGAGCGGACCGGGACTATTCTGCTTCGCGTGGAGACCCTGTTTACGATCCTGCTGGCCTTGGCGGCCGTCGCCATCGTGTGGTTCGCCTGCTACGTCGTCTACCGGCTGTACGCCGACCAGCGCTGACTTATGA
- a CDS encoding sulfurtransferase, producing MSREDVLVTTQWAEENLDTPGVVFAEVDEDTTAYDAGHIRGAVKLDWRNDLQDKVRRDFVGKEDFEKLLAEKGISSNDRVILYGGNNNWFAAYAYWYFKLYGHENVQLLDGGRKKWELDGRELNSDEVKREAAEYKAQDPDTSIRAFRDEVVQSIGAKNYVDVRSPDEFAGKLLAPAHLPQEVAQVPGHIPGALNVPWAKVANEDGTFKSEDEIKELYADAGIDESKATIAYCRIGERSSIAWFALHELLGYGDVKNYDGSWTEYGSLVGVPVELGAK from the coding sequence ATGAGCCGTGAAGACGTCCTGGTCACCACCCAGTGGGCCGAGGAGAACCTGGACACCCCCGGCGTGGTGTTCGCCGAGGTCGACGAGGACACCACCGCCTACGACGCCGGGCACATCCGCGGCGCGGTGAAGCTCGACTGGCGCAACGACCTGCAGGACAAGGTCCGCCGCGACTTCGTCGGCAAGGAAGACTTCGAGAAGCTCCTTGCGGAGAAGGGCATCTCGAGCAACGACCGCGTGATCCTCTACGGCGGCAACAACAACTGGTTCGCCGCGTACGCGTACTGGTACTTCAAGCTCTACGGCCACGAGAACGTGCAGCTGCTCGACGGCGGCCGCAAGAAGTGGGAGCTGGACGGCCGCGAGCTGAACTCCGACGAGGTCAAGCGCGAGGCCGCCGAGTACAAGGCGCAGGACCCGGACACCTCGATCCGCGCGTTCCGCGACGAGGTCGTGCAGTCGATCGGCGCGAAGAACTACGTGGACGTGCGCTCGCCGGACGAGTTCGCCGGCAAGCTGCTCGCCCCGGCGCACCTCCCGCAGGAGGTCGCGCAGGTGCCGGGTCACATCCCGGGCGCGCTGAACGTGCCGTGGGCCAAGGTCGCCAACGAGGACGGCACCTTCAAGTCCGAGGACGAGATCAAGGAGCTGTACGCCGACGCGGGCATCGACGAGTCGAAGGCCACCATCGCGTACTGCCGGATCGGCGAGCGCTCGTCCATCGCCTGGTTCGCGCTGCACGAGCTGCTGGGCTACGGCGACGTGAAGAACTACGACGGTTCGTGGACCGAATACGGCTCGCTGGTCGGCGTGCCGGTCGAGTTGGGAGCGAAATAA
- a CDS encoding biotin-dependent carboxyltransferase family protein, whose amino-acid sequence MRALEVLTTGALALVQDLGRPGYAHLGVPPSGALDIGALRLANRLAGNPEGAAGIETVLGGLSVRATASCTVAVTGPVVAVTVDGRDAGSHAAVTLRAGQTLTIGTPARGLRCYLAVSGGINVPAELGSRSRDVLSGIGPEPLTPGTKVPLGTVTGVPEGADVVVAPPSPDRLIVPVTLGPRDDWLADAAALDVWWTVTAESNRVGLRIDGPPLRRERTGELPSEGVLTGAVQVPPNGLPVVFLADHPTTGGYPVVAMVRRGSLDALAQARPGTQVRLHPS is encoded by the coding sequence ATGCGCGCGCTGGAAGTCCTCACGACGGGCGCGCTCGCCCTGGTCCAAGACCTCGGCCGGCCGGGGTACGCGCACCTCGGCGTGCCACCTTCGGGCGCGCTGGACATCGGCGCGCTGCGGCTGGCGAACCGGCTTGCCGGAAATCCCGAGGGCGCCGCCGGAATCGAGACGGTGCTGGGCGGGCTTTCGGTGCGCGCGACCGCGTCGTGCACCGTCGCGGTGACCGGGCCGGTGGTCGCGGTGACCGTGGACGGGCGGGACGCCGGGTCCCACGCCGCCGTCACCCTGCGCGCCGGGCAGACGCTGACGATCGGCACCCCGGCCCGCGGGTTACGTTGTTATCTGGCGGTTTCCGGCGGTATCAACGTCCCGGCCGAGCTGGGCAGCCGGTCTCGCGACGTGCTGTCCGGGATCGGCCCGGAGCCGCTCACACCCGGCACGAAAGTCCCGCTCGGCACGGTGACCGGCGTGCCGGAAGGGGCCGACGTGGTCGTCGCGCCGCCTTCGCCGGACCGGCTGATCGTCCCGGTCACGCTCGGCCCGCGTGACGACTGGCTGGCCGACGCCGCCGCCCTCGACGTGTGGTGGACGGTGACGGCGGAGTCCAACCGCGTCGGCCTCCGGATCGACGGGCCGCCGCTGCGCCGCGAGCGCACCGGGGAGCTGCCCAGCGAGGGCGTCCTGACCGGCGCCGTCCAGGTGCCGCCGAACGGCCTGCCGGTCGTCTTCCTCGCCGATCACCCGACCACGGGCGGTTACCCGGTGGTTGCGATGGTGAGACGAGGGTCACTCGACGCGCTCGCGCAGGCCCGTCCTGGAACCCAGGTGCGGCTCCACCCGTCCTGA
- the ygfZ gene encoding CAF17-like 4Fe-4S cluster assembly/insertion protein YgfZ, which produces MPYRSPLLEAPRAIAPPEGHPESGVPWHWGDPFAEQRTAARGVVVIDRSHREVLAVTGEERLSWLHLVISQHVTELAEGTGTEALVLDSQGHIDTHFVLAHLDGTVWIDSDPGASATSALPKGGRQTLLEYFEAMKFWSKVEIRDATTELALLTVLGPDAERVLSAAGAEVGPAPYTVTALPGGGFARRMPWPARSSVDLAVPREQLADWWRRLTDAGARPAGSWAFDALRVESLHPRLGTDTDERSIPHELGWVGSAAHVAKGCYRGQETVSKVHNVGRPPRYLALLHLDGSPEITPETGDPVRLGERVVGRVGSVVQHHELGPIALALVKRSTPAGAELLAGAEDRVVQATVDPDSVPGEHAAPGREAASRLRG; this is translated from the coding sequence ATGCCGTATCGCTCGCCGTTGCTGGAAGCCCCCCGCGCGATCGCCCCGCCCGAAGGCCACCCGGAATCGGGCGTGCCCTGGCACTGGGGTGACCCGTTCGCCGAGCAGCGCACGGCCGCCCGCGGCGTGGTCGTGATCGACCGTTCACATCGCGAGGTGCTGGCCGTCACCGGCGAGGAACGCCTGTCCTGGCTGCACCTGGTGATCTCCCAGCACGTGACGGAGCTGGCCGAAGGCACCGGCACCGAGGCGCTGGTGCTGGACAGCCAGGGCCACATCGACACCCACTTCGTGCTGGCGCACCTCGACGGCACCGTCTGGATCGACAGCGACCCCGGCGCCAGCGCGACCAGCGCGCTGCCCAAGGGCGGCCGGCAAACGCTGCTCGAGTACTTCGAGGCGATGAAGTTCTGGTCGAAGGTCGAAATCCGCGACGCGACAACGGAACTGGCGCTGCTCACCGTGCTCGGCCCGGACGCCGAGCGGGTGCTGAGCGCGGCCGGCGCCGAGGTCGGGCCCGCGCCGTACACCGTGACCGCGTTGCCCGGCGGCGGTTTCGCGCGCCGGATGCCGTGGCCGGCACGGTCCAGTGTGGACCTCGCCGTGCCGCGCGAGCAGCTGGCCGACTGGTGGCGGCGGCTCACCGACGCGGGCGCGCGCCCGGCCGGCAGCTGGGCCTTCGACGCGCTGCGCGTGGAATCGCTGCACCCGCGCCTCGGCACGGACACCGACGAGCGCTCGATCCCGCACGAGCTGGGCTGGGTCGGCTCCGCCGCGCACGTCGCGAAGGGCTGCTACCGCGGCCAGGAGACCGTTTCGAAGGTGCACAACGTCGGCCGCCCGCCGCGCTACCTCGCGCTGCTGCACCTCGACGGCTCACCCGAGATCACCCCCGAGACGGGTGATCCGGTGCGGCTGGGCGAACGCGTGGTCGGCCGCGTCGGCAGTGTTGTTCAGCACCATGAGCTGGGGCCGATCGCGCTGGCGCTGGTGAAACGTTCCACCCCGGCGGGCGCGGAGCTGCTGGCCGGCGCCGAAGACCGGGTGGTCCAGGCCACCGTCGACCCCGACTCGGTGCCCGGAGAGCACGCCGCCCCTGGTCGCGAGGCCGCATCGAGGCTTCGGGGCTGA